Proteins from one uncultured Methanobrevibacter sp. genomic window:
- a CDS encoding transcriptional regulator — translation MKPPCEIVVWYVIPAIRSELAKELLNLGMKQKDVSELMDITQPAVSQYITDKRGSGIKLDDNVRGMIHEFARQLSEGEATKADLIPRTCKICKNVRTIDVLEQLNIDKSELSEDCESCIGSELEAK, via the coding sequence ATGAAACCACCTTGTGAAATCGTAGTATGGTATGTAATACCAGCTATTAGATCAGAACTAGCAAAAGAACTTTTAAATTTGGGGATGAAGCAGAAAGATGTTTCCGAACTTATGGACATTACTCAACCTGCAGTTTCCCAGTACATTACAGATAAAAGAGGTAGCGGAATAAAACTGGATGATAATGTAAGAGGCATGATTCATGAATTCGCACGCCAATTGTCTGAAGGTGAAGCAACCAAAGCGGATTTGATTCCAAGAACATGCAAGATATGCAAAAACGTAAGAACTATTGATGTTTTAGAACAGCTCAACATTGATAAATCTGAACTTAGTGAAGATTGTGAAAGTTGCATCGGTTCTGAACTTGAAGCTAAGTAA
- the cysE gene encoding serine O-acetyltransferase, translating to MFDGLRSEIQAVKDKDPAARSTLEIFLCYPGFYALLFHRVSHWLWNHSLKLLARMNSNLARFITGIEIHPGATFGKRVFIDHGMGVVVGETAIVGDDVLIYQGVILGGTSTEKTKRHPTIEDGVIIGAGAKVMGNITIGKYSKIGTGAVVLKDVPPESTCVGVPGRIVKHKGVRKKVDLDHDKLPDPVADALRTLEKHLQDNDKRFEILFEKHGICLTEDIRDEQQDLEDLFKK from the coding sequence ATGTTTGATGGTTTAAGAAGTGAGATTCAGGCTGTAAAAGATAAGGACCCGGCGGCACGTTCCACACTGGAAATATTTTTGTGCTATCCAGGTTTTTATGCATTGCTTTTCCACAGAGTAAGTCATTGGCTGTGGAATCATTCTCTTAAACTTCTTGCCCGTATGAATTCAAATTTGGCCAGATTTATAACTGGAATTGAAATTCATCCAGGCGCAACATTTGGAAAAAGAGTTTTCATTGATCACGGGATGGGTGTTGTTGTTGGTGAAACAGCGATTGTTGGCGATGATGTTCTGATATACCAGGGTGTAATTCTTGGAGGAACTAGTACTGAAAAAACAAAAAGACATCCAACTATTGAAGATGGAGTGATTATCGGAGCCGGCGCTAAAGTAATGGGTAACATTACAATTGGAAAATACTCAAAAATAGGTACTGGAGCAGTTGTCCTGAAGGATGTTCCTCCGGAATCTACATGTGTGGGAGTTCCTGGCCGTATTGTCAAGCATAAAGGGGTACGCAAGAAAGTTGACCTTGATCACGACAAACTTCCTGACCCAGTGGCTGACGCATTAAGGACACTTGAAAAACATCTTCAAGATAATGATAAACGCTTTGAGATTTTATTTGAAAAACATGGAATTTGTTTAACTGAAGATATCAGAGATGAACAACAGGATTTAGAGGATTTGTTTAAAAAATAG
- a CDS encoding transglutaminase-like domain-containing protein, which translates to MSVKFSLSKAGLEVYTTEPMVKKEAGKDVDLQKLAEKVAGDAASEAKEDTKETTTANVDPSTNFTLENGETKQIDYVGELYSDSYEMDYGELSSNSTVSVPIKYVNLFFKGKKVALKKAWQNGPLNWEHMETAILGFVTEFTWNKNKADIKISGMDKLMETEHTFEFTQTKRSEIVKQIIEASGLKAKVDVTGLVDDVIDFKTSSSSGDSGSSDTPGIGNAKIDDLVAKWCKGKTSDLEKAKAIHAGLRDEVGIWYAYYYNSKYHTPENCLENHKHLNCGDTAILTTACMKSGGLNAYIVLRCDSAHYFTVIEIGGTKYYSDLTWSEGQRSQRAFNDTWENNKCGNKYDLK; encoded by the coding sequence ATGTCTGTTAAATTTTCACTTTCCAAAGCGGGTCTTGAAGTGTACACCACCGAGCCTATGGTGAAAAAAGAAGCGGGTAAAGATGTTGACTTGCAAAAATTAGCGGAGAAAGTTGCAGGGGATGCTGCATCAGAAGCTAAAGAAGATACAAAAGAAACTACTACTGCTAATGTTGACCCTTCTACTAATTTTACTTTAGAAAATGGTGAAACAAAACAAATAGATTATGTTGGGGAATTATACTCTGACAGTTATGAGATGGATTACGGTGAATTAAGCAGTAATTCAACTGTTAGTGTTCCTATTAAGTATGTTAATCTTTTTTTCAAAGGTAAAAAAGTGGCCTTGAAGAAAGCATGGCAAAATGGGCCTTTGAATTGGGAGCATATGGAAACCGCAATATTGGGTTTTGTAACTGAATTCACTTGGAACAAAAACAAAGCAGATATTAAAATATCCGGTATGGATAAATTAATGGAAACAGAACATACTTTTGAGTTCACACAAACCAAACGTTCAGAAATTGTTAAACAGATTATTGAAGCTAGCGGTTTAAAAGCAAAAGTTGATGTCACCGGCCTTGTTGATGATGTTATCGATTTCAAAACATCTTCTTCAAGTGGGGATAGTGGAAGCAGTGATACTCCAGGAATTGGAAATGCTAAAATCGATGACCTTGTCGCAAAATGGTGTAAAGGCAAAACATCAGACTTGGAGAAAGCCAAAGCAATCCACGCCGGTTTAAGAGATGAAGTAGGAATATGGTATGCATACTATTATAATTCAAAATATCATACCCCCGAGAACTGTCTTGAAAACCACAAACACCTAAATTGTGGAGATACTGCAATATTAACCACAGCTTGTATGAAATCCGGTGGATTAAACGCATACATCGTATTAAGATGTGACTCTGCACATTACTTCACAGTCATTGAAATTGGCGGAACAAAATATTATTCAGATTTAACTTGGTCTGAAGGTCAAAGAAGTCAAAGAGCATTCAATGACACTTGGGAAAACAACAAATGCGGTAACAAATATGACTTAAAATAA
- a CDS encoding baseplate J/gp47 family protein: MNYIEKQYEEIFEEALNDSLEKGLISHAEDFPTFIQNHEDISNYYVMDKSVISLMVSKVYTAMTSVYESDKIEYAEGQDLDDLGDKLGILRPQATSAEVECEFTLASILEEDVNVPAGVIVSTSSGVRYETIEPIYIATGYVTTTVMARAVTPGLDSKITAGSLNEVVTQTSYSLSVTNHKNSTGGSETYTDDEYRYFLMNWTKILIKGSLEAYEYYFANVDGVDDYKVIPNWDKTGTMKVIVDPGTSTQLNSIYNDLQKTVSQATEDIVMFAPVAKPIDIYIKVNVDIDQINPYSSLEKEEIESRIKSAILIFIDGGYVYDSESETKVWYNGLGIGEDFIPHKLAVFLDEQISEVKDINFSLPTEYISILDEEIGVSNNVVIEMM, encoded by the coding sequence ATGAATTATATTGAAAAGCAATATGAAGAAATCTTTGAAGAAGCTTTGAATGACAGTCTTGAAAAAGGCTTGATTAGTCATGCTGAAGACTTCCCCACTTTCATTCAGAATCATGAGGACATCAGCAACTATTATGTGATGGATAAATCAGTAATCTCATTAATGGTTTCCAAAGTCTATACTGCAATGACTTCTGTATATGAATCTGATAAGATTGAATATGCAGAGGGTCAGGATTTAGATGATCTTGGGGATAAGTTAGGGATTTTACGACCTCAAGCTACTAGTGCAGAGGTGGAATGTGAATTCACATTAGCCAGTATTTTGGAAGAAGATGTTAATGTTCCTGCAGGAGTTATAGTTTCAACAAGTTCTGGTGTTAGGTATGAAACAATAGAACCCATCTATATTGCAACCGGATATGTTACCACTACTGTTATGGCAAGAGCAGTTACTCCTGGTTTGGATAGTAAAATTACCGCAGGTAGTTTAAATGAAGTTGTAACTCAAACATCATATTCATTATCTGTAACTAATCATAAGAACAGTACTGGTGGAAGTGAAACTTATACTGATGATGAATACAGGTATTTCTTGATGAATTGGACTAAAATTTTAATTAAAGGTTCATTGGAAGCTTATGAGTATTATTTTGCTAATGTTGATGGAGTTGATGATTATAAGGTAATTCCGAATTGGGATAAGACAGGTACTATGAAAGTAATTGTTGACCCTGGAACATCCACTCAATTGAATAGTATTTATAATGATTTGCAGAAAACTGTTTCTCAAGCTACTGAAGATATTGTGATGTTTGCACCAGTTGCTAAACCTATTGATATTTATATTAAAGTTAATGTTGATATTGACCAGATTAACCCATATAGTAGTCTTGAAAAAGAGGAGATTGAATCAAGGATTAAATCTGCTATTTTGATTTTTATTGATGGTGGTTATGTCTACGATAGTGAATCTGAAACAAAGGTTTGGTATAATGGATTAGGTATTGGTGAGGATTTCATTCCTCATAAGCTTGCTGTTTTTTTAGATGAACAAATTTCTGAAGTGAAAGATATTAATTTCTCTCTTCCTACTGAGTATATTAGTATTCTTGATGAGGAGATTGGAGTTAGTAATAATGTTGTTATTGAGATGATGTAA
- the cysS gene encoding cysteine--tRNA ligase → MEIYSTLSRSKENFVTINDNRVNLFVCGPTVYDDAHIGHGRTYISFDTIKRYLEYKGYAVFYIQNVTDVDDKIINRSKESGIPADVLARKFEKRYREDMHRLNVDGVNLFARATDHMPEIIDQIQRLIDKGFAYETDDGVYFEIDTFEEFGKLSNRNVEELESHREIAETSKKNQQDFALWKKREGVDEPTWPSPWGDGRPGWHIEDTAITEYYFGEQYDVHGGGLDLIFPHHEAEITQMEAVSGKSPMVRYWLHTGFLNVNGEKMSKSLHNFITIRELLETYEPDTFRFFVLSTHYRSPIDFSKDSLHQSEKSLERIRKYYELLDVEVDDGEYEFDALAPHKKEFFDSMDDDFNTPKAIAAIFGLINDTKNDLSGYSDEDKKAIKAFLDDAAHILGVSFEIEEVSAGSDDLLNLISEVRLELRANKQYDLSDKIRDNLQALGYEIND, encoded by the coding sequence ATGGAAATTTATTCAACTTTATCTCGCAGTAAAGAGAATTTTGTGACTATTAACGATAACAGAGTTAACTTATTTGTATGCGGTCCTACCGTTTATGATGATGCTCACATTGGACATGGTAGAACCTACATCTCCTTTGATACAATAAAAAGATACTTGGAGTACAAAGGATATGCGGTATTCTACATTCAAAATGTCACGGATGTGGATGATAAAATTATTAACCGTTCAAAAGAAAGCGGAATTCCTGCAGATGTACTTGCCCGCAAATTTGAAAAAAGATACCGTGAAGACATGCACAGATTAAATGTGGACGGCGTTAATCTATTTGCAAGAGCAACAGATCATATGCCTGAAATCATAGACCAAATCCAAAGGTTAATTGATAAGGGATTTGCATATGAAACCGATGACGGTGTTTATTTTGAAATAGATACATTTGAAGAATTTGGAAAACTTTCAAACAGGAATGTTGAAGAGCTGGAATCCCATCGTGAAATCGCAGAAACTTCCAAGAAAAATCAGCAGGACTTTGCGCTCTGGAAAAAACGTGAAGGAGTTGATGAACCGACCTGGCCGTCTCCATGGGGTGACGGAAGACCTGGATGGCACATTGAAGATACTGCAATTACCGAATACTACTTCGGAGAACAGTATGATGTGCACGGTGGAGGGCTGGACTTGATTTTCCCTCACCACGAAGCGGAAATCACACAAATGGAAGCTGTCAGCGGAAAATCACCGATGGTAAGATACTGGTTACATACAGGATTTTTAAATGTTAACGGAGAAAAGATGTCAAAATCACTCCACAACTTCATTACAATCCGTGAACTTCTTGAAACCTATGAACCGGATACATTCAGATTCTTTGTTCTGTCCACTCACTACAGAAGCCCTATAGACTTTTCAAAAGATTCTCTTCACCAGTCTGAAAAAAGTCTTGAGAGAATCAGAAAATACTATGAGTTATTGGATGTTGAAGTTGATGACGGAGAATATGAATTCGATGCACTGGCTCCTCACAAAAAAGAGTTCTTTGACAGCATGGATGATGATTTTAACACTCCAAAAGCCATTGCTGCAATATTCGGTTTGATTAATGACACCAAAAACGATTTAAGTGGTTATTCAGATGAGGATAAAAAAGCTATCAAAGCATTCCTTGATGATGCTGCTCATATTTTGGGAGTTAGCTTTGAGATTGAAGAAGTCTCTGCAGGATCTGACGATTTGCTTAACTTAATTTCAGAAGTTAGATTAGAGTTAAGAGCCAACAAGCAATATGACTTATCAGATAAAATCCGTGATAACCTGCAGGCATTAGGTTATGAAATCAATGACTAA